A genomic segment from Alphaproteobacteria bacterium encodes:
- a CDS encoding triose-phosphate isomerase, which produces MTKIIVGNWKMNFLQEEGASLASEICNRVANEQPFSAQVILCPPLTLIDSVSRIAKEGPVQVGGQDCGVYANGAYTGDVSAQMLKDFGCTHVILGHSERRRHHQETNDLVKRKAIKALEAGLIPIICVGETQEERQRGETMNTLLTQARESVPLEGATFQNVLVAYEPVWAIGTGETPQPDEVQEVHEGLKKGLAEASLRDEQFHILYGGSVTAQNAKEFLSIPAISGLLVGGASLKVEDFWKIIVSSD; this is translated from the coding sequence ATGACGAAAATCATTGTTGGAAATTGGAAAATGAATTTCCTCCAGGAGGAGGGAGCATCTCTCGCAAGTGAGATTTGTAATCGTGTTGCCAATGAGCAGCCATTTTCTGCTCAAGTAATATTATGTCCCCCCCTTACCCTTATTGATTCTGTTTCCCGAATTGCCAAAGAAGGGCCTGTCCAAGTCGGCGGCCAAGATTGTGGGGTCTATGCAAATGGAGCCTACACAGGTGATGTAAGTGCTCAGATGCTAAAGGATTTTGGATGTACCCACGTGATTCTGGGGCATTCGGAACGGCGCCGTCATCATCAAGAGACCAATGATTTGGTCAAGCGCAAGGCTATTAAGGCGTTGGAAGCCGGGCTGATTCCCATTATATGTGTAGGGGAAACCCAGGAAGAACGGCAACGGGGAGAAACAATGAACACGCTTCTGACCCAAGCGCGTGAGTCTGTTCCTTTGGAGGGAGCTACTTTTCAGAATGTATTGGTGGCTTATGAACCTGTTTGGGCTATTGGCACAGGAGAAACGCCCCAACCGGACGAGGTTCAAGAGGTTCATGAAGGACTTAAAAAAGGTCTTGCAGAGGCCTCGTTGCGCGACGAGCAGTTTCATATCCTCTATGGAGGGTCCGTAACCGCCCAAAATGCAAAGGAATTTCTGTCTATTCCGGCCATTAGTGGTTTGTTGGTAGGTGGCGCTAGTCTTAAAGTTGAGGACTTTTGGAAAATTATTGTGAGTTCGGACTAG
- the secG gene encoding preprotein translocase subunit SecG, translating into MQVVLLVIHLMIALSLIGVILLQKSEGGGMSGLTGGGTMGGFMTARGSTNLLTRVTAGLAVAFVTTSILLAILVARDLNQGSFLDQQAVPKAPETQVPAAPSVPDTK; encoded by the coding sequence ATGCAAGTTGTACTTCTTGTTATACATCTAATGATTGCCTTGTCCCTTATTGGGGTTATCTTGCTCCAGAAGAGTGAGGGTGGGGGTATGTCTGGTCTAACTGGTGGTGGCACTATGGGTGGTTTCATGACCGCGCGTGGATCAACCAATTTGTTAACCAGAGTAACAGCGGGTCTTGCCGTTGCATTTGTCACAACCAGTATCCTTCTTGCGATTCTGGTTGCTCGAGATCTTAATCAGGGCTCTTTCTTGGATCAGCAGGCTGTTCCTAAGGCGCCAGAGACTCAAGTCCCTGCAGCCCCGAGTGTCCCAGACACCAAATAG
- a CDS encoding DUF177 domain-containing protein, whose protein sequence is MTINEQNANTVTPEFSRVVTLSKSDADKTYEFKASEAECENLAKRFNLVALECFSASILLSRRKGLKVEGKLTAAVTQVCRVTLQPFSSQVEDQFSTTLLPHAKRKEFDPEEEFNPADEDIEYLSEDGSIDFGELLAQYLSLALDPFPRSPSVGSKDFVHSEGTNEPEEAQKLHALSKLSALATK, encoded by the coding sequence ATGACGATAAATGAACAGAACGCTAATACTGTAACGCCGGAATTTTCCCGAGTTGTTACCTTGTCCAAATCTGATGCCGATAAAACATATGAGTTTAAAGCGAGCGAAGCAGAATGCGAAAATTTGGCTAAGCGCTTCAATTTGGTTGCTTTAGAGTGTTTTTCTGCCAGCATTTTGCTTTCCAGGCGCAAGGGACTTAAAGTAGAGGGAAAGCTAACGGCTGCGGTTACGCAAGTTTGTAGGGTGACTCTTCAGCCCTTTTCGTCTCAAGTTGAGGATCAATTTTCAACGACCCTTCTACCCCATGCAAAACGCAAGGAATTTGATCCTGAAGAGGAATTTAATCCCGCTGATGAAGATATAGAGTATCTATCTGAAGATGGTAGCATTGATTTTGGAGAGCTTTTGGCACAGTATTTGAGCCTGGCTCTTGATCCTTTTCCAAGGTCTCCCAGTGTGGGGAGTAAAGATTTTGTGCATTCAGAAGGAACGAATGAGCCTGAAGAGGCACAAAAACTTCACGCTTTATCCAAATTGAGTGCTCTCGCGACAAAATAA